A region of the Chlamydia buteonis genome:
ATTCTAAGGAATCCGATTTCATGAGATTGCCCACAGTCATCTGTAGCTGTAAATATGTAAGCATGATATGGCCCACTTTTTGCTCTCCATATCACTTTCCCAAAATCAGGAAGAAAGCCTTTTTTACTTCCAATATTATAATCACTGTAGAAACCACGTCTATATTGCTCACGTAATTCGCTCCAGAAATAAGGGACCATTTCATTTGTAAATAAACATTTGTCAGAAACACTGGATAGTAAAGGTAAAGCACGTGGTGATTTCATCTCTATTACAGGATTTCTTACCAAAGGAGATATCAAAGATAAATCCCGAATATGCTCAGGAGTATGACGCCATTTAACTTTTAAAGTACGCGTTAAACCACTAGGACGACGAATTTTTAACGTAGCTATCCCCACAGGAATCTGATGCCCCAAAGCAGCCGAACGCGAAAAGAGTGTGCGCGTAGCTGCAGCATAGTCAGAAGGAGCCCCTCTACCAGTACGTATACTTTCAATCGCTTCCAAAATTGGTACACCATCCATCTCCAAAATTTCATCACCTATAGATATATCGGAGTGGTATGTATGTACGTCGACAACAAAACACCTATTACTGCTACTTAACTTTAGTGTATAGGGTAAATAAGAACTCTCTGTAGCAAAGAATGTTATCCCTGCGTGGAAGTCATTTAAACTAGAAATATACTCAGAAAGAACCCCTTGGCAATACTTTATCGAGGGATTTTCTTCTAATTTTAACTTTAAGCGTGTTTGATCTGTTACATCTTTAAGATCCCAACGGAAAAGCTTATGCTTCCAATCTTTAGGAGCGTATTTAATATCCAATAAGTGTTCTAAAAAACACAAATCCGCAAATGCGCTTTGGTGAACTAAGGTCTTCGCAGAACCCGAAAAGTGAAAACCTAGTAACAGGGAACAAATCAAGCCTGTAATTTGTTTTATTTTCATATTTACCTCTCTTCCAAATAGAGAATATTTATAAGGAGGTGGTATGATAGAGGTACAAAGATTTTATTAAAACAAAGTTTTAAAAAAATTTTTTTACTCAAAAACAACCACATCAAAAAAACATAGCGATGCGCTCGAGCATAAAATATGAAAACAGGCCGCCAAAATAACTGGCCAAGGCAACCCAAGAAATTTTCTTAAGATACCATAGGAAATCAACTTTCTCGATACCCATAAAAGCAACTCCAGCAGCTGATCCAATGATTAAAATACTTCCTCCAGTACCTGCCGCATAAGCGATTAATTTCCACAAAGTATCATCAATTGGGACTTGATACATACCCATAGTCGCAGCAACAAGAGGAACATTATCCAATACACTTGAAAGAAGACCAATAAAAATAGCAACTACGTTCCTAGAAAATATTCTATCCATACTCATAGAAAGTTCAGAGAGAACATTTGAAAAAGTTAGAGCATTGACGGCCAATAAGATACCTATAAAGAAAGTAATTGAGGAAATATCAATCTTCGTCAAAATATGAGGGATACGCAGATGATAGCGATCCTCACCATGAGGAGAGTGAATCCAATCACTAGCTAACCAAACAAGCCCAAGACCTAACAAAGCACCGATAAACGGAGGAACCCCTAAACATGCTTTCCACACCGGGACCATTAACAATGAACCTAAACCAATACAAATGATTAAACCACTTTTTTTAGGTGATCCTTCTATCTCAACATCCTTAGAAATAATTCCCGAAGAGCGTTTTTTAAGCAGGAACTGAGCACAAATTCCAGCAATAAGCACACACACCAAGCTAGGCACAAATAGAGCACGAATAATTCCCCAAGAGGTCACTTTATTATTAATCCACAACATTGTTGTTGTTACATCTCCTAAAGGTGTCCAAGCACCCCCAGCATTCACACTAATCACACAAATAGCACCTAAAAGTAACCGATCTTCTCTGGATTTAACCAAACGTTTCAAAATAGAGATAATAATGATGATAGAAGTTAAATTATCTAGAGCAGCTGATAAAAAGAAAGAAAGCCCTATAAGTACCCAAAGCAATAGAGTTCTAGATTGTATGTAACAACACCGCACTATAAGAGAAAACCCTTTGTGTGCATCTATAAGTTCAACTATGGCCATCGCCGCGAATAAGAAAAAAATGACCTGAGCCATGTCAGCAATTTCTTCAGCTAGAATCATATGATCAGCATGTTGCATATGAGAAAAACAAACCAGCCACATCAAACCTCCCATAGCAAGTGCTACAGCAGACTTATTGACTCGCACAATATGCTCGAAAACAATCGCGATGTATCCAAATAAAAACAGAGCACACAATTGGAATTTCAACATAATGACCTCAAAAATAATACTACGAACTAGTGTACTCCTATTTACAGGTTAGGTAAAGTAGGAAAAATTCTTCTATGATTAAGAAAAACTTTTGTTTTTTTACACACTAAAATCAAAATTTGTTATTTAGCACCGTTTTATAGAACAATTCTATATTCTTGTAGCTTAGATTTGAAGCAACAAAACGTTTATAAATATAACGAACTATTTGACAAAGATACAAAAGAACCGAACAATAATAAAGTTCTCTAGTTCTGAATCTACATTAGGAGTCTAGTGAAAGTCGCCTTATCGTTTAAACATCTTATCCCCAAACTCTATACTTGTATTAAGGATGGTTATACCTTTAATACATTTAAAAAAGACTTCATAGCCGGACTTACTGTAGGTGTATTAGCATTTCCTTTTGCCATTGCCATCGCTATCGGTGTCGGCGTATCCCCCATACAAGGTTTATTAGCATCCATCATCGGAGGATTTATAGCCTCAGCGTTAGGTGGTAGCCGTGTTCTTATATCAGGACCAACTAGTGCTTTCATTTCTATACTTTATTGCATTTCAGCAAAATACGGCGTTGAAGGGTTATTTACAATCACCCTAATGGGAGGGGTATTCCTAGTAGCCTTTGGACTTACTGGACTAGGAACCTTTATTAAATATATGCCCTATCCCGTCGTCACAGGACTAACAACGGGATTAGCTGTTATCATTTTCTCCTCTCAAATTAGAGACTTTTTAGGTCTACAAATGGGGGATACTATCCCTACAGATTTTATTGCTAAATGGATAGCTTATTGGGATTACCTATGGACGTGGGATAGCAAAGCTTTTGCTGTAGGGCTGTTCACTCTACTCATCATGATTTACTTCCGTAATTACAAACCACGATACCCGGGAGTTATGATAGCAATTATCGTAGCTTCAACACTAGTTTGGTTACTAAAAATTGACATTCCAACGATTGGCAGTCGTTATGGGGCTCTACCACAATCCATACCTTTACCTGCATTTCCTCATCTCAGTCTGACAAAGATTTTACAACTCATGCCAGATGCATTAACCATTGCTGTTCTTTCAGGAATAGAAACCTTGCTTTCTGCTGTAGTAGCTGACGGTATGACTGGATGGAGACATCAATCTAACTGCCAACTCGTAGCTCAAGGCATTGCTAATATCGCGACATCTTTCTTTGCAGGAATGCCTGTAACGGGTTCTTTATCAAGAACAGCTGCAAGTATTAAATCTGGAGCTACTACTCCTATTGCAGGATTAATTCACTCCGCTTTTATTTGCGTGATTCTTTTAGCCTTAGCACCCTTAACAGTAAAAATCCCCCTTACCTGTTTAGCAGCTGTCCTTATTCTTATTGCCTGGAATATGAGTGAAATTCATCACTTCATTCATTTATTTACCGCACCTAAAAAAGACGTTGTTGTTCTCCTAACCGTTTTTATTCTTACGGTTATGACGACAATCACTTCTGCAGTGCAGGTAGGTATGATGTTAGCCGCGTTTCTATTTATGAAACAAATGAGTGATCTTTCTGACGTGATATCCACAGCAAAGTTCTTTGATGAAAATAAGCAGACAAAAGATGATGATCTCTTTTCTAAATCTGAAGTTCCTGCTCATACAGAAATTTATGAAATCAACGGCCCATTTTTCTTTGGAATTGCCGATAGATTGAAAAATCTTCTAAATGAAATAGAGAAACCTCCTAAAATCTTCATATTATGCATGAGTCGCGTACCTACAATTGACGCATCTGCTATGCATGCTCTAGAAGAATTCTTCCTTGAGTGTGATCGTCAGGGAACGCTTTTACTTTTAGCAGGAGTAAAAAAAACACCGCTAAGTGATCTTAAACGTTATCATTTAGATGAACTTATTGGTGTTGATCACATCTTTTCGAATACGAAGAGTGCTCTCTTATTCGCTCAAGCCCTAATTAATTTAGAGAGCAAGTCGTCTCATTAATGTTTCCCCACCATAGATTCGGGAACAACAAGACGATCGAACTCTTCTGCTGATAAGTA
Encoded here:
- a CDS encoding protease-like activity factor CPAF codes for the protein MKIKQITGLICSLLLGFHFSGSAKTLVHQSAFADLCFLEHLLDIKYAPKDWKHKLFRWDLKDVTDQTRLKLKLEENPSIKYCQGVLSEYISSLNDFHAGITFFATESSYLPYTLKLSSSNRCFVVDVHTYHSDISIGDEILEMDGVPILEAIESIRTGRGAPSDYAAATRTLFSRSAALGHQIPVGIATLKIRRPSGLTRTLKVKWRHTPEHIRDLSLISPLVRNPVIEMKSPRALPLLSSVSDKCLFTNEMVPYFWSELREQYRRGFYSDYNIGSKKGFLPDFGKVIWRAKSGPYHAYIFTATDDCGQSHEIGFLRISTYSWTDMEDRNVENMNSPWEDLNEIIDVLEAKSEALIIDQTNNPGGSVFYLYGLLSRLTDRPLETPKHRMILTQSEVQAAIKWLEMLEGVETDEQARNALGQDMEGYPIDMHAVGYLQKFSHTILKCWESGDINLTTPIPLLGFAHVHPHPEHRYSHPICVLINEEDFSCGDLLPAIMKDNGRALIVGTTTAGAGGFVFTVDFPSRTGIKSCSLTGSLAVRSDGSYIENLGVSPHIFLGFTDADVQTGKYGDYISSVKHTVLQLIEKEENATASHMEESGGKITES
- a CDS encoding NhaD family Na+:H+ antiporter produces the protein MLKFQLCALFLFGYIAIVFEHIVRVNKSAVALAMGGLMWLVCFSHMQHADHMILAEEIADMAQVIFFLFAAMAIVELIDAHKGFSLIVRCCYIQSRTLLLWVLIGLSFFLSAALDNLTSIIIIISILKRLVKSREDRLLLGAICVISVNAGGAWTPLGDVTTTMLWINNKVTSWGIIRALFVPSLVCVLIAGICAQFLLKKRSSGIISKDVEIEGSPKKSGLIICIGLGSLLMVPVWKACLGVPPFIGALLGLGLVWLASDWIHSPHGEDRYHLRIPHILTKIDISSITFFIGILLAVNALTFSNVLSELSMSMDRIFSRNVVAIFIGLLSSVLDNVPLVAATMGMYQVPIDDTLWKLIAYAAGTGGSILIIGSAAGVAFMGIEKVDFLWYLKKISWVALASYFGGLFSYFMLERIAMFF
- a CDS encoding solute carrier family 26 protein encodes the protein MKVALSFKHLIPKLYTCIKDGYTFNTFKKDFIAGLTVGVLAFPFAIAIAIGVGVSPIQGLLASIIGGFIASALGGSRVLISGPTSAFISILYCISAKYGVEGLFTITLMGGVFLVAFGLTGLGTFIKYMPYPVVTGLTTGLAVIIFSSQIRDFLGLQMGDTIPTDFIAKWIAYWDYLWTWDSKAFAVGLFTLLIMIYFRNYKPRYPGVMIAIIVASTLVWLLKIDIPTIGSRYGALPQSIPLPAFPHLSLTKILQLMPDALTIAVLSGIETLLSAVVADGMTGWRHQSNCQLVAQGIANIATSFFAGMPVTGSLSRTAASIKSGATTPIAGLIHSAFICVILLALAPLTVKIPLTCLAAVLILIAWNMSEIHHFIHLFTAPKKDVVVLLTVFILTVMTTITSAVQVGMMLAAFLFMKQMSDLSDVISTAKFFDENKQTKDDDLFSKSEVPAHTEIYEINGPFFFGIADRLKNLLNEIEKPPKIFILCMSRVPTIDASAMHALEEFFLECDRQGTLLLLAGVKKTPLSDLKRYHLDELIGVDHIFSNTKSALLFAQALINLESKSSH